In a genomic window of Echeneis naucrates chromosome 4, fEcheNa1.1, whole genome shotgun sequence:
- the il23r gene encoding interleukin-23 receptor isoform X1: MNLLLTIWECIIILLNLSIQRCQHIKEFGYLTVVPSPFFLIGSNLTVYCHTHKCLPRSTISLELNGEAVKSSRKFNCTTVMFKLPSVRIPQSIVLCKLKGDLSKIVSGKDLHGGLRPDKPENVVCETTNSSDIIDCSWKRGQETHIPTNYNISVERENGMQMYSDQVQDAENITIPRGIFDKNTKYQLIITAYNRFGASRSDPIIMSIKDIVIPETPYITHVDFGNASMEATLQWKTNESLLYLEPYIGLHTRGCSLEVREGTVLRNGLIKVYNLRPLTDYEFKVRTCYSASRLMHISTPSSTSNERSLCSRWSPAVMGRSPGKGPSQELHVWRKFSSFQPNGVQELTVLWKPPPPEDYSGKVQQYKIFLADDQKLEVICPANSSQCSVQRSADVQTLSVSAVTLYGSSPPADVPLRHSGVSGPVLTELAPAAYGRAVLVSWSWPETIHWSASGEKLLHYVVEWISVPVMKLQWQKLNKNQNNTSITGLTAGVRYNVSVYAVTTRGVSAPSSGLVYSKEQKPVSGPHMSLLAHETRRILIRIDELPVHQQRGFITHYTLYIQKQDFSNTAEQQRVTLPASGPRLVWLDCPEGALALQMTASTAAGESPPGVRISSEPAVPAVGLVIVIIFIIITFFIVNLMCWSCVRERIKQKCLSWGPAWLVESLPKPGNSNAIRLLEQDGGEPSFSSIYSDPPLSPISLICSDKREDMYPIVHVSVPQAGSGQPLTETPRRASGTETMLTDRELDHSYKPQIAIFASQAGEVAETEEEQTLIPDSGEEDVCSRPSPGLLEVLLSSVEVDFSDSPLELAVSAVGGFLWPKTPHNTSVLTRNLGSGGPDSLELHQDDIMTPDVTDPCLPQCTVETSLTDGYFPQVAHTEVDATKGMNQMDINCGSEK, from the exons ATGAATCTTTTGTTGACCATTTGGGAATGCATCATTATACTTCTCAATTTGTCCATCCAGC GCTGCCAGCACATCAAAGAATTTGGCTACCTGACGGTGGTGCCATCCCCCTTTTTCCTCATTGGCTCCAACCTGACAGTGtactgccacacacacaagtgtcTTCCAAG GTCTACAATATCCCTGGAGCTGAATGGCGAGGCTGTGAAATCCTCCAGGAAATTCAACTGCACCACGGTGATGTTTAAGCTGCCCAGTGTCCGGATACCACAATCTATAGTGCTCTGCAAGCTGAAGGGCGATCTGTCCAAGATTGTCAGTGGAAAGGACCTTCATGGTGGAC TCCGTCCAGATAAACCTGAAAATGTTGTCTGTGAAACGACAAACAGCTCAGACATTATAGACTGTTCGTGGAAGAGAGGACAGGAAACACACATTCCCACTAACTACAACATTTCAGTCGAGAG agaaaatggGATGCAGATGTATTCAGATCAGGTTCAAGACGCTGAAAACATCACCATACCACGAGGAATTTTTGACAAAAATACCAAGTACCAGCTGATCATTACGGCCTACAACCGCTTTGGAGCATCACGGTCCGATCCAATAATCATGAGTATAAAGGATATTG tgatACCAGAAACTCCTTATATCACCCACGTAGACTTTGGCAATGCCTCCATGGAAGCCACGCTGcagtggaaaacaaatgaatcattGCTGTATCTTGAGCCTTACATCGGGCTCCACACACGTGGCTGTTCCTTG GAAGTGAGGGAGGGAACAGTCCTCAGAAATGGCCTGATAAAAGTGTACAACTTGAGACCTCTGACTGATTATGAGTTCAAGGTGAGAACATGTTACTCGGCATCACGGCTGATGCATATCAGCACCCCCAGCTCGACCTCTAATGAAAGGTCGCTCTGCAGCAGGTGGAGCCCCGCTGTCATGGGGAGAAGTCCAGGAAAAG GTCCATCTCAGGAGCTGCATGTGTGGAGGAAGTTCAGCAGCTTTCAGCCAAATGGGGTGCAGGAGTTGACTGTTTTGTGGAAg CCTCCCCCTCCAGAGGACTACAGTGGCAAAGTGCAACAATACAAAATCTTTCTGGCTGACGATCAGAAACTGGAGGTGATCTGTCCTGCGAATTCCAGCCAGTGCTCAGTTCAGAGATCAGCAGATGTTCAGACACTGAGCGTCAGTGCTGTCACCTTATATGGTTCATCTCCACCAGCTGATGTGCCGCTCAGACACTCAG GTGTTTCTGGTCCTGTGCTGACAGAGTTGGCTCCTGCAGCTTATGGCAGAGCTGTGCTCGTCTCCTGGTCCTGGCCGGAGACCATCCACTGGTCTGCATCTGGAGAGAAACTGCTGCACTATGTGGTAGAGTGGATCAGTGTGCCTGTGATGAAGCTGCAGTGGCAGAAGCtgaacaaaaatcaaaacaacacatCTATCACTG GTCTGACTGCGGGTGTGAGGTACAATGTGTCCGTGTACGCTGTGACCACCAGAGGTGTCAGTGCTCCATCATCTGGTCTGGTCTACTCCAAAGAACAGA aacCAGTTTCTGGTCCCCACATGTCTCTGCTAGCCCATGAGACCAGGCGGATCCTGATCCGGATCGATGAGCTGCCCGTACACCAGCAGAGAGGCTTCATCACACACTACACCTTATATATCCAGAAACAGGACTTCAGCAACACAGCAGAACAACAGAGAG TGACGCTGCCTGCTTCTGGCCCCAGACTGGTATGGCTGGACTGTCCTGAGGGAGCTCTGGCTCTGCAGATGACTGCATCcactgcagcaggagaaagTCCACCGGGGGTCCGGATCTCCTCTGAGCCTGCAGTCCCTGCCG TTGGCCTGGTAATTgtgatcattttcatcatcatcacgtTCTTCATAGTCAACCTGATGTGCTGGagttgtgtgagagagag GATTAAACAAAAGTGTCTATCCTGGGGACCTGCCTGGCTCGTCGAAAGTCTGCCAAAACCTGGAAACAGTAATGCCATCAGGCTGCTGGAG CAGGATGGAGGTGAACCATCCTTCTCATCCATTTACAGTGACCCTCCGCTGTCCCCCATCAGTTTGATCTGCTCAGACAAGCGGGAAGACATGTATCCCATCGTCCACGTCAGTGTACCGCAGGCTGGATCGGGACAACCTCTGACGGAGACACCACGACGAGCGTCAGGCACAGAGACGATGCTTACTGACAGAGAGCTTGACCACAGCTACAAACCTCAGATTGCTATATTTGCGTCACAAGCAGGGGAGGTGGcggagacagaggaggagcaaACGCTCATCCCAGACAGTGGAGAGGAGGACGTTTGTTCACGACCATCTCCAGGATTACTGGAGGTCTTGCTGTCCAGCGTAGAGGTGGATTTCTCCGATTCACCCCTGGAACTGGCTGTCAGTGCCGTTGGCGGCTTTCTGTGGCCTAAAACTCCTCACAATACAAGTGTCTTGACTAGAAACTTGGGGAGCGGGGGCCCCGACTCTCTGGAGTTACACCAGGATGACATCATGACTCCTGACGTGACGGATCCCTGTTTGCCTCAGTGTACGGTGGAAACATCTTTGACTGATGGTTACTTCCCTCAGGTAGCACACACAGAAGTAGATGCAACAAAAGGAATGAACCAAATGGACATAAACTGTGGCTCTGAGAAGTGA
- the il23r gene encoding interleukin-23 receptor isoform X2 — translation MNLLLTIWECIIILLNLSIQRCQHIKEFGYLTVVPSPFFLIGSNLTVYCHTHKCLPRSTISLELNGEAVKSSRKFNCTTVMFKLPSVRIPQSIVLCKLKGDLSKIVSGKDLHGGLRPDKPENVVCETTNSSDIIDCSWKRGQETHIPTNYNISVERENGMQMYSDQVQDAENITIPRGIFDKNTKYQLIITAYNRFGASRSDPIIMSIKDIVIPETPYITHVDFGNASMEATLQWKTNESLLYLEPYIGLHTRGCSLEVREGTVLRNGLIKVYNLRPLTDYEFKVRTCYSASRLMHISTPSSTSNERSLCSRWSPAVMGRSPGKGPSQELHVWRKFSSFQPNGVQELTVLWKPPPPEDYSGKVQQYKIFLADDQKLEVICPANSSQCSVQRSADVQTLSVSAVTLYGSSPPADVPLRHSGVSGPVLTELAPAAYGRAVLVSWSWPETIHWSASGEKLLHYVVEWISVPVMKLQWQKLNKNQNNTSITGLTAGVRYNVSVYAVTTRGVSAPSSGLVYSKEQKPVSGPHMSLLAHETRRILIRIDELPVHQQRGFITHYTLYIQKQDFSNTAEQQRVTLPASGPRLVWLDCPEGALALQMTASTAAGESPPGVRISSEPAVPAVGLVIVIIFIIITFFIVNLMCWSCVRERIKQKCLSWGPAWLVESLPKPGNSNAIRLLEDGGEPSFSSIYSDPPLSPISLICSDKREDMYPIVHVSVPQAGSGQPLTETPRRASGTETMLTDRELDHSYKPQIAIFASQAGEVAETEEEQTLIPDSGEEDVCSRPSPGLLEVLLSSVEVDFSDSPLELAVSAVGGFLWPKTPHNTSVLTRNLGSGGPDSLELHQDDIMTPDVTDPCLPQCTVETSLTDGYFPQVAHTEVDATKGMNQMDINCGSEK, via the exons ATGAATCTTTTGTTGACCATTTGGGAATGCATCATTATACTTCTCAATTTGTCCATCCAGC GCTGCCAGCACATCAAAGAATTTGGCTACCTGACGGTGGTGCCATCCCCCTTTTTCCTCATTGGCTCCAACCTGACAGTGtactgccacacacacaagtgtcTTCCAAG GTCTACAATATCCCTGGAGCTGAATGGCGAGGCTGTGAAATCCTCCAGGAAATTCAACTGCACCACGGTGATGTTTAAGCTGCCCAGTGTCCGGATACCACAATCTATAGTGCTCTGCAAGCTGAAGGGCGATCTGTCCAAGATTGTCAGTGGAAAGGACCTTCATGGTGGAC TCCGTCCAGATAAACCTGAAAATGTTGTCTGTGAAACGACAAACAGCTCAGACATTATAGACTGTTCGTGGAAGAGAGGACAGGAAACACACATTCCCACTAACTACAACATTTCAGTCGAGAG agaaaatggGATGCAGATGTATTCAGATCAGGTTCAAGACGCTGAAAACATCACCATACCACGAGGAATTTTTGACAAAAATACCAAGTACCAGCTGATCATTACGGCCTACAACCGCTTTGGAGCATCACGGTCCGATCCAATAATCATGAGTATAAAGGATATTG tgatACCAGAAACTCCTTATATCACCCACGTAGACTTTGGCAATGCCTCCATGGAAGCCACGCTGcagtggaaaacaaatgaatcattGCTGTATCTTGAGCCTTACATCGGGCTCCACACACGTGGCTGTTCCTTG GAAGTGAGGGAGGGAACAGTCCTCAGAAATGGCCTGATAAAAGTGTACAACTTGAGACCTCTGACTGATTATGAGTTCAAGGTGAGAACATGTTACTCGGCATCACGGCTGATGCATATCAGCACCCCCAGCTCGACCTCTAATGAAAGGTCGCTCTGCAGCAGGTGGAGCCCCGCTGTCATGGGGAGAAGTCCAGGAAAAG GTCCATCTCAGGAGCTGCATGTGTGGAGGAAGTTCAGCAGCTTTCAGCCAAATGGGGTGCAGGAGTTGACTGTTTTGTGGAAg CCTCCCCCTCCAGAGGACTACAGTGGCAAAGTGCAACAATACAAAATCTTTCTGGCTGACGATCAGAAACTGGAGGTGATCTGTCCTGCGAATTCCAGCCAGTGCTCAGTTCAGAGATCAGCAGATGTTCAGACACTGAGCGTCAGTGCTGTCACCTTATATGGTTCATCTCCACCAGCTGATGTGCCGCTCAGACACTCAG GTGTTTCTGGTCCTGTGCTGACAGAGTTGGCTCCTGCAGCTTATGGCAGAGCTGTGCTCGTCTCCTGGTCCTGGCCGGAGACCATCCACTGGTCTGCATCTGGAGAGAAACTGCTGCACTATGTGGTAGAGTGGATCAGTGTGCCTGTGATGAAGCTGCAGTGGCAGAAGCtgaacaaaaatcaaaacaacacatCTATCACTG GTCTGACTGCGGGTGTGAGGTACAATGTGTCCGTGTACGCTGTGACCACCAGAGGTGTCAGTGCTCCATCATCTGGTCTGGTCTACTCCAAAGAACAGA aacCAGTTTCTGGTCCCCACATGTCTCTGCTAGCCCATGAGACCAGGCGGATCCTGATCCGGATCGATGAGCTGCCCGTACACCAGCAGAGAGGCTTCATCACACACTACACCTTATATATCCAGAAACAGGACTTCAGCAACACAGCAGAACAACAGAGAG TGACGCTGCCTGCTTCTGGCCCCAGACTGGTATGGCTGGACTGTCCTGAGGGAGCTCTGGCTCTGCAGATGACTGCATCcactgcagcaggagaaagTCCACCGGGGGTCCGGATCTCCTCTGAGCCTGCAGTCCCTGCCG TTGGCCTGGTAATTgtgatcattttcatcatcatcacgtTCTTCATAGTCAACCTGATGTGCTGGagttgtgtgagagagag GATTAAACAAAAGTGTCTATCCTGGGGACCTGCCTGGCTCGTCGAAAGTCTGCCAAAACCTGGAAACAGTAATGCCATCAGGCTGCTGGAG GATGGAGGTGAACCATCCTTCTCATCCATTTACAGTGACCCTCCGCTGTCCCCCATCAGTTTGATCTGCTCAGACAAGCGGGAAGACATGTATCCCATCGTCCACGTCAGTGTACCGCAGGCTGGATCGGGACAACCTCTGACGGAGACACCACGACGAGCGTCAGGCACAGAGACGATGCTTACTGACAGAGAGCTTGACCACAGCTACAAACCTCAGATTGCTATATTTGCGTCACAAGCAGGGGAGGTGGcggagacagaggaggagcaaACGCTCATCCCAGACAGTGGAGAGGAGGACGTTTGTTCACGACCATCTCCAGGATTACTGGAGGTCTTGCTGTCCAGCGTAGAGGTGGATTTCTCCGATTCACCCCTGGAACTGGCTGTCAGTGCCGTTGGCGGCTTTCTGTGGCCTAAAACTCCTCACAATACAAGTGTCTTGACTAGAAACTTGGGGAGCGGGGGCCCCGACTCTCTGGAGTTACACCAGGATGACATCATGACTCCTGACGTGACGGATCCCTGTTTGCCTCAGTGTACGGTGGAAACATCTTTGACTGATGGTTACTTCCCTCAGGTAGCACACACAGAAGTAGATGCAACAAAAGGAATGAACCAAATGGACATAAACTGTGGCTCTGAGAAGTGA